The proteins below are encoded in one region of Amycolatopsis magusensis:
- a CDS encoding cysteine desulfurase, translating into MTTTAADSVPLDVAALRADFPILSRTVRDGKPLVYLDSGATAQRPAQVLDAERRFLETANAAVHRGAHQLAEEATDAYEDARARIAEFVGATPGELVFTKNATEGFNLVAYAMSNAATAGAEAARFTIGEGDEIVITEMEHHANLVPWQQLAQRTGAKLRWFGVTDEGRLDLSDVDSLITERTKLVAFTHQSNVLGTVNPVAPLVARAKQVGALTLLDACQSVPHAPVDLAALGVDFATFSGHKMLGPSGIGVLYGRRELLEAMPPFITGGSMIELVRMEGSTFAPPPQRFEAGSPMTSQAVGLGAAVDYLSAAGMDAISAHEHRLTEAAIAGLGEIAGVRIIGPTDLADRGGAVSFVIDGVHPHDAGQVLDSLGIAVRVGHHCAWPLHRRMGVPATVRASFYLYNELSEVDELVRGVREAQRFFGVA; encoded by the coding sequence TTGACCACCACCGCCGCCGACTCTGTGCCCTTGGACGTCGCCGCGCTGCGCGCCGACTTCCCCATCCTGTCCCGTACCGTCCGGGACGGGAAACCCTTGGTGTACTTGGATTCCGGGGCCACCGCACAACGTCCGGCGCAGGTGCTCGACGCCGAGCGCCGGTTCCTCGAGACGGCCAACGCCGCGGTGCACCGCGGTGCGCACCAGCTCGCCGAGGAGGCGACCGACGCCTACGAGGACGCCCGCGCGCGCATCGCGGAGTTCGTCGGCGCCACCCCGGGTGAGCTGGTCTTCACCAAGAACGCCACCGAGGGCTTCAACCTGGTCGCCTACGCGATGAGCAACGCCGCGACCGCCGGTGCCGAGGCCGCCCGGTTCACCATCGGCGAGGGCGACGAGATCGTCATCACCGAGATGGAGCACCACGCGAACCTGGTGCCGTGGCAGCAGCTCGCCCAGCGGACCGGGGCGAAGCTGCGCTGGTTCGGCGTGACCGACGAGGGCAGGCTCGACCTGTCCGACGTGGACTCGCTGATCACCGAGCGGACGAAGCTCGTGGCGTTCACCCACCAGTCGAACGTGCTCGGCACGGTCAACCCGGTGGCGCCGCTGGTGGCCAGGGCGAAGCAGGTGGGCGCGCTCACCCTGCTCGACGCCTGCCAGTCGGTGCCGCACGCGCCGGTGGACCTGGCCGCCCTCGGCGTCGACTTCGCCACCTTCTCCGGGCACAAGATGCTCGGTCCGTCCGGGATCGGCGTGCTCTACGGCCGTCGGGAGCTGCTCGAGGCGATGCCGCCGTTCATCACCGGTGGGTCGATGATCGAGCTGGTGCGGATGGAGGGCTCGACCTTCGCGCCGCCGCCGCAGCGGTTCGAGGCGGGTTCGCCGATGACCTCGCAGGCGGTCGGCCTCGGTGCCGCGGTGGACTACCTGTCCGCGGCCGGGATGGACGCGATCTCCGCGCACGAGCACCGGCTCACCGAAGCCGCGATCGCCGGGCTCGGCGAGATCGCCGGCGTCCGGATCATCGGGCCGACGGACCTGGCCGACCGCGGGGGCGCGGTGTCCTTCGTGATCGACGGGGTGCACCCGCACGACGCCGGGCAGGTGCTGGACAGCCTCGGGATCGCGGTGCGCGTCGGGCACCACTGCGCGTGGCCGCTGCACCGCCGGATGGGGGTGCCCGCCACCGTGCGCGCGTCGTTCTACCTGTACAACGAACTGTCCGAAGTGGACGAACTGGTGCGCGGTGTGCGCGAGGCGCAGCGCTTCTTCGGGGTGGCTTGA